In Planktothrix sp. FACHB-1365, the sequence AGTGCTGAGAAAACTGATTGATGATGCCAGCAAATATTTAGGCGAAACTGTTAAAGAAGCTGTTATTACTGTTCCCGCCTATTTTAACGACTCCCAACGTCAAGCCACTAAAGACGCGGGTAAAATTGCCGGAATTGAAGTTAAACGGATTATTAACGAACCGACGGCGGCTTCTTTAGCTTATGGTTTAGAACAAAAAAGTAACGAAACCATTCTGGTTTTTGACTTAGGAGGCGGTACGTTTGACGTCTCAATTTTAGAAGTTGGCGATGGCGTTTTTGAAGTATTAGCCACTTCTGGAGATACTCACCTGGGAGGAGATGACTTCGATAAAAAAATCGTTGACTATCTCGCCGAAGAATTCCAGAAAAGTGAAGGGGTTGACCTTCGCAAAGATAAACAAGCACTGCAACGGTTAACGGAAGCGTCTGAAAAAGCTAAACAAGAACTTTCCAGCGTGACCCAAACGGAAATTAACCTACCGTTTATTACCGCCACCCAAGATGGGCCAAAACATCTGGATATGACCCTAACGCGGGCAAAATTTGAACAATTATGTTCTGATTTAATTGACCGTTGTTTGACTCCCGTTGAGAAAGCCATCAGTGATTCTAAACTCAAGAAGTCGGATATTGATGAAGTGGTGTTAGTGGGAGGGTCTACCCGCATTCCTGCTATTCAAAAGTTAGTTCGCGATGCTCTGGGTAAAGAACCTAACCAAACCGTTAACCCGGATGAAGTTGTGGCGTTAGGGGCTGCTATTCAAGCGGGGGTCTTAGCGGGTGAAGTTAAAGATATCCTGCTCTTAGACGTTACGCCACTGTCTCTGGGTGTGGAAACCCTGGGTGGAGTGATGACGAAGATTATTCCTCGCAACACCACCATTCCGACCAAAAAATCCGAAGTGTTCTCCACTGCGGTTGATGGTCAAACCAACGTTGAAATCCATGTTCTCCAAGGAGAACGGGAAATGTCCAACGATAACAAGAGTTTGGGAACCTTCCGCCTCGATGGAATTCCCCCAGCGCCGCGCGGTGTTCCTCAAATTGAAGTCACCTTTGATATCGATGCGAACGGGATTTTGAACGTTACGGCTAAAGACCGAGGAACGGGTAAAGAACAGTCTATCAGTATTACGGGCGCTTCTACCCTCCCCGATGATGAAGTACAACGGATGGTGCGGGAAGCCGAACAAAATGCCGCCACCGACAAAGAACGTCGGGAACGCATTGAACGCAAAAACCAAGCCGATACCCTGTCTTATCAAGCGGAAAAACAACTCAACGAACTGGGTGATAAGGTTCCCGAAGCGGATAAGACCAAGATTGAAGGGATGGTGAAGGAACTGCGGGAAGCCATCGCTCAAGATGATGATGATAAGATCAAAACCCTAACCACAGATTTACAACAAGCGTTATTTGCGGTGGGCTCTAGCATCTATCAACAAGCAGGTGGTGGAGCGCCGGAAAACGGTGGCCCTAGTGGCGGCGGTTCTACCCCTCCCAGTGGTGGCGATGACGTGATTGATGCGGATTTCACTGAATCTAAATAACCTGATTATGGTGTTTTAGCACTTTAATACTCCCCTGATAAAATAGGGGAGTATTTTTATTCCTTAGAATTCATCTTTTCTTCTGTTTGCTCAACAATTGGAGTTCCTGGTTTAATTGGGGTATCAGGAGGCGGAATTACAACTGTATCACCCACTTTTAAACCGGATTTAATTTCTACTTGAGTTAACCCTTTTAATCCCAAGGTAACGGGTTGTTTTTGGGCTTGATTATTTGAGTCTAATTTCCACACAAAGGGGGAATCATCTGGGGATTGAATGAGTTCTGTATTCAAAATAATCACGTTTTTTCGTTCTTCTAAAATAATTTCTACACTCACAGGACTTCCGGGTATTAAGACTCCGGTGGGTTGGTCTAATTGTACGGTTGCAGGAACCGTAGCTTGACCTGATGAACTGTTGGATTGATTATTGCTACTTTCTGGGGTTGTAGCTTGTAAATTAACGTGTTTAACTCGTCCTTGAAAGGGTTTAGAATTAGGGCCGATAATCGTAATTCGTGCCATTTGATTGGGTTGAACTTGGCTGGCGTTTAGAGTCGATAACTGAAGCTGAACCAGTTCTTGACGGGGATCTCCCAAGGTAATTAAATCATCTCTAAGGTTGACACCATCTCCTGATTTTACCTGAATATTTAGCACCATTCCATCTAGGGGAGACGTGACAATATTGTTCTGTAATTTTAACGCTTGTTCTTGATAGTCAATTTTTAAAAGATTCAGTTGACTCAAACTTTGTTGTAAGTCGGATTGAGATTGTTGAAGTGCAATTTCAGACTCTAATATTTGATTGGTAATTGTATTTTGAATAGGAATAAATTCCGTTTGTTCAGTATTTAATTTGGAAATAGAATTTTTTAAGTTTAATTCAGCATCCCTTAAACCCGCTTGTTTAGCACGAATAACAGCTTTTTGAGTATCGACCTCTTTTTCAGCAATAAATCCCCGTTCTAACAGAATATTTAATTTATTTAATTCTGCCTCAGCAGCAGCTAAATCTGCCTGAGCTTCAGTCACTCTTTGTTTTTGACGATCTACCTCAGCTTGAGATTGCTGAATTTTAAGTTTTTGAGTGATTTCTTTAGATTGAATTTCCTGTTGATATTGTTCTAAATCATCTTTATACTTGAGTTTTGCAAGTTTTAATTTAGTTTTTGCTTCTTCTACTTTTTGGCGATCGCGCTCAATTAGGAGTTCGTGCTTTTGAATCTCTAACTGTCTTTTTTTTAATGCAGTTTCTCCTTCTATAAATCTTAACCGGATTAAAGGTTGACCCGAAACAATGCGATCGCCCACCTTGACAAATACCTGATCAACCGCACTCTCCTGGGGGGATTTAATCGTGCGTTGTCCCCCTAATTCAACGGTTCCCCCTTCATTGATTTTATTATCAACAATTCCTAATTCTACTTTCTGTAATCCTGCGGTTATGGGTTCTTCAGAACGGTTTTGTAGTTTATAATACAAACTAGCGGCTCCGAAACTGGCTCCTGTAAATAGGGTCGCAACAATGAGCCATTTAATTCCCCGTTGATAGGCTGCTTTGGCTTGATAATCTAGGCTTGACACGGGTTTTCAATATCCTCCTGGAACTTAAAATCATAGGGGTTGGCTCTCAAGTTTAGGGTTTTGGCTCGATCTTCCTCCATTATGAATCCTAGATTAATTTATTTTTTGTATTATGAAGTTTTATATTCTTTAACAAATTGATTATAACATAGTAGAGAGCCAATTTTTTGTAAGCTAAAATTAAAATATGGGGATTATCAAATCTCACCAGAAATATCTATTTTATACATTTTCTCGTGCTAAGGATTAGAGAATCTAAGGGAGCAATCAAAATGTACACATCTACAAAACCCCAAACTACAATTCTCGCTGTTGATGATAGCATTCCTATGCAAAAATTGATTAAAAAAATTTTGGAAAAGCACTATCATCTGATTGTGGCTAACAATATCATAGAAGCTCTAACTGTACTTCACCAAGAATCTATTGATTTAATGCTTTTAGATATTTCCATGCCCGGTATTGATGGTTTAGAATTGTGTCGCCTGTTACGGGGTTTACCTTATTTTAATCACTTACCCATCGTTATGTTAACAGCCCGTGATCAAATTCAAGATCAAGTCAAAGGAAGATTATCGGGAGCGACGGACTATTTAACCAAGCCCTTCTGTGAAGATAAACTCATCCATACTATTGACCAGCTTTTGAATGGAAGGCTCAGTTTACAATCTACCCGGTAATCGGTTTAAAAAAGTCCAATTAATAAATATAACATTGAAGAGTCAGATAACCTAAAGAAACGATATAATTTCTTTAGGTTTTCAGACACACCTTAACAATGACAAGCATAATTCGGCAGGGCGAAAAGAAACGAGCTAATCTGCAACAAATCGCCAGTCATTTACCAGGAGTCATTTATCAGTTGTTACTACGCCCTGATGGTTCTACTGAGTATTTATACATTAGTCCCAGTTGCCAACAAATTTATGAGCGCAAACCCGATGAAATTCAGCGCAATTCTACTTTAATGTGGGGATGGATTGATGATCCCGAACAACAGGATTTTATTCAATCTCTTTTGGCTTCCGCCCAGAATTTAACACCTTGGCAACGACAATGGCAATATCAAACTCCATCCGGGAAAACCAAATATTTATCGGCAATTGCCCACCCTCGCCCTCAACCCAATGGCGACATGATTTGGGATGGATTAATTGTAGAAAATACACCCCCTGCATCTTCTCAAGAGTGTTGCCATTGCCTTCCTAAAACTTGTGAAATTGACCGACTGAAATCTAATCAAAATCGGCAAATTTTACCTAATCACAACAAAGCTAAAATAGTTTTAGAAGAACAAGAAGAATTTTTATATAATATTTATAATGGCGTAGAACACGTTATTTTTGTTGTAGCCGTCATTAATGAAGCAGAATTTCGATGTTTAGGTTGGAATCCTAAAACCGAAAAAATCACGGGGATAAAATCTGCTGAAGTTTATGGAAAAAGCTTTTGTGAAATTTTAGGTTCACTGGAAGGAGAGAAAGTCTTAAACCATTATCGAGATTGTGTTCAAGCTAAAACCTCAATTCAATATGAGGAAGAAATATATTTTGAGGGCAGGCAAACCTTTTCTTTAACCACCCTTAATCCGATTTTAGATTCCCAAGGAAAAGTCTATCGAATTATTGGTACGTCCGTTGATATTACCCCCCGCAAAAAAGCAGAACTAGCATTACAAGAGTCACAAATTCGGTTTAAACGATTAGCCGAAAATGTACCCGGTGTTACCTATCAATATCATCAATATAATCATCAAGGACAAGGCCATTTTACCTATTTAAGCCCTAAATGTTTAGAGTTAACTGAAATTAAGCCAGAAGTCATTATAAAAAATGCTGATTTTCTTTGGAAATTAATTCACCCTGATGATGTTAATAGCTTTGTGGATTCCATGGCTGAAGCCGTAGATACAGGAAAACCTTGGCAACATCAATACCGTTTAATTACGCCTTCTGGTAAACTCAAATGGATTCAAGCCGGAGGAAGTTTAGGGAAGCAACCTGATGGCTCAATTGTTTGGGATGGTTTACTATTAGATATTAGCGATCGCAAACAAGCGGAAGAAGCATGGCAAAATTCCGAAAAGCAACTGCGAGAATTAGCCGAACGCGAAAAAATTCAAAACTGTATTGCCAATTTAATTCGTAATTCCCTAGATTGGAATAAAATTTTAGAGACAACAGTACAAGAAATTCGGCAACTTTTAAAAATTGATCGATGTTATTTTGTCGGATATCGTGCTGAATTAAATCCCCCCGAATGGGAAATTCTAAAAGAATCAAAAGCTGACTGTTTAGTCAGTATTTCTGAACTTTATCCAGGGAATGCTTTACACCCGATTAGTGATATTGTGTTACAGGGAAATATTATCCAAATTGATCAAGTTATTAGCTATAATATTCCCGCAATTCGCAATTTTTTAATGGTTTTAGAATTAGAATCCGTTTTAATTTTTCCTCTGCAAATTCAATCCGGGGAAATGGGAGCATTAGTCTTAGCCCACTGTCA encodes:
- a CDS encoding PleD family two-component system response regulator, which codes for MYTSTKPQTTILAVDDSIPMQKLIKKILEKHYHLIVANNIIEALTVLHQESIDLMLLDISMPGIDGLELCRLLRGLPYFNHLPIVMLTARDQIQDQVKGRLSGATDYLTKPFCEDKLIHTIDQLLNGRLSLQSTR
- the dnaK gene encoding molecular chaperone DnaK, which produces MGKVVGIDLGTTNSCVAVMEGGKPTVIANAEGLRTTPSVVAFAKNGDQLVGQIAKRQSVMNPENTFYSVKRFIGRKSEEVNNESKEVSYKVLRDSSGNVKLDCPARNKQFAPEEISAQVLRKLIDDASKYLGETVKEAVITVPAYFNDSQRQATKDAGKIAGIEVKRIINEPTAASLAYGLEQKSNETILVFDLGGGTFDVSILEVGDGVFEVLATSGDTHLGGDDFDKKIVDYLAEEFQKSEGVDLRKDKQALQRLTEASEKAKQELSSVTQTEINLPFITATQDGPKHLDMTLTRAKFEQLCSDLIDRCLTPVEKAISDSKLKKSDIDEVVLVGGSTRIPAIQKLVRDALGKEPNQTVNPDEVVALGAAIQAGVLAGEVKDILLLDVTPLSLGVETLGGVMTKIIPRNTTIPTKKSEVFSTAVDGQTNVEIHVLQGEREMSNDNKSLGTFRLDGIPPAPRGVPQIEVTFDIDANGILNVTAKDRGTGKEQSISITGASTLPDDEVQRMVREAEQNAATDKERRERIERKNQADTLSYQAEKQLNELGDKVPEADKTKIEGMVKELREAIAQDDDDKIKTLTTDLQQALFAVGSSIYQQAGGGAPENGGPSGGGSTPPSGGDDVIDADFTESK
- a CDS encoding PAS domain-containing protein, which gives rise to MTSIIRQGEKKRANLQQIASHLPGVIYQLLLRPDGSTEYLYISPSCQQIYERKPDEIQRNSTLMWGWIDDPEQQDFIQSLLASAQNLTPWQRQWQYQTPSGKTKYLSAIAHPRPQPNGDMIWDGLIVENTPPASSQECCHCLPKTCEIDRLKSNQNRQILPNHNKAKIVLEEQEEFLYNIYNGVEHVIFVVAVINEAEFRCLGWNPKTEKITGIKSAEVYGKSFCEILGSLEGEKVLNHYRDCVQAKTSIQYEEEIYFEGRQTFSLTTLNPILDSQGKVYRIIGTSVDITPRKKAELALQESQIRFKRLAENVPGVTYQYHQYNHQGQGHFTYLSPKCLELTEIKPEVIIKNADFLWKLIHPDDVNSFVDSMAEAVDTGKPWQHQYRLITPSGKLKWIQAGGSLGKQPDGSIVWDGLLLDISDRKQAEEAWQNSEKQLRELAEREKIQNCIANLIRNSLDWNKILETTVQEIRQLLKIDRCYFVGYRAELNPPEWEILKESKADCLVSISELYPGNALHPISDIVLQGNIIQIDQVISYNIPAIRNFLMVLELESVLIFPLQIQSGEMGALVLAHCQEPRPWKPQEVELLQSVINQLEIAINQAKLYTESQQSAHIATAKTQELEQTLSQLQQAQIQLIQSEKMSSLGQMVAGIAHEINNPVSFIFGNLTYAQEYLDDLFSVIELYQNYYPQPPSEIQEKLEDVELDFIAEDLPRLLNSMKTGAERIRDIVKSLRIFSRLDEAELKDIDLHETLDSTLMLLESRLKEQPHHPAIQVIKQYGILPRIECYAGELNQVLMNLLTNAIDAIEQRNKKHSFEDIIADPGIIWITTLLTDSHQVQIRIADNGIGMTADVLAKIFDPFFTTKDVGLGTGLGLPTSYKIIVEKHGGHLSCISEIGLGTEIIIEIPKQQPIGHYSATH
- a CDS encoding HlyD family efflux transporter periplasmic adaptor subunit, coding for MSSLDYQAKAAYQRGIKWLIVATLFTGASFGAASLYYKLQNRSEEPITAGLQKVELGIVDNKINEGGTVELGGQRTIKSPQESAVDQVFVKVGDRIVSGQPLIRLRFIEGETALKKRQLEIQKHELLIERDRQKVEEAKTKLKLAKLKYKDDLEQYQQEIQSKEITQKLKIQQSQAEVDRQKQRVTEAQADLAAAEAELNKLNILLERGFIAEKEVDTQKAVIRAKQAGLRDAELNLKNSISKLNTEQTEFIPIQNTITNQILESEIALQQSQSDLQQSLSQLNLLKIDYQEQALKLQNNIVTSPLDGMVLNIQVKSGDGVNLRDDLITLGDPRQELVQLQLSTLNASQVQPNQMARITIIGPNSKPFQGRVKHVNLQATTPESSNNQSNSSSGQATVPATVQLDQPTGVLIPGSPVSVEIILEERKNVIILNTELIQSPDDSPFVWKLDSNNQAQKQPVTLGLKGLTQVEIKSGLKVGDTVVIPPPDTPIKPGTPIVEQTEEKMNSKE